A single region of the Alkalidesulfovibrio alkalitolerans DSM 16529 genome encodes:
- a CDS encoding sigma-54-dependent transcriptional regulator produces METQAAKILIVDDDTAFQGMLREAVGEKGFAVESAYSAEEGIERASGEAFDLVLLDVRLPGMTGIEAIPRFREVSPSTEIIIMTGYAEKDSAVQAIRRGAYDYFTKPFSLSEMEIVIRRALEKRRLQRQVSSLRRALDREGPLARLIGQGEAMSRVKDLLERVAPLDSTVLITGETGTGKELVADTVHALSARAEGPFVKVNCAAIPENLLESELFGHEKGAFTGALQMKRGKFELAAGGTLLLDEIGDMPLHLQPKLLRAVELKQVERVGGTKALACDVRIVAATNVDLADQVRERKFREDLYYRLNVACVHLPPLRERKEDLPLLAEYFLGRLAGKLKTGQPRLGPGALRAMYEYDWPGNVRQLANVLERAAIFRRGDEITAEDIDFGRGVGQAPASPQASAPLESPLPLREAVNLYEKNLILTALRRANGVQTEAAKRLGVSAKNLWNKLQKHGIDPSESSR; encoded by the coding sequence ATGGAAACGCAGGCCGCGAAGATACTCATCGTCGATGACGATACCGCCTTTCAGGGCATGCTCCGGGAAGCCGTGGGCGAGAAGGGCTTTGCCGTGGAGAGCGCCTATTCCGCCGAGGAGGGAATAGAGAGAGCTTCGGGCGAGGCTTTCGATCTGGTCCTGCTCGACGTGCGTCTGCCGGGCATGACGGGCATCGAAGCCATCCCGCGTTTTCGCGAAGTCAGCCCCTCCACCGAGATCATCATAATGACCGGCTACGCGGAAAAGGATTCGGCCGTACAGGCCATTCGGCGCGGAGCATACGATTATTTCACCAAACCGTTCTCCCTCTCCGAAATGGAGATCGTCATCCGCCGGGCATTGGAGAAGCGGCGGCTGCAACGCCAAGTAAGTTCGTTGCGCCGGGCGCTCGATCGCGAGGGGCCGCTGGCCCGCCTGATCGGGCAGGGCGAAGCCATGTCACGGGTCAAGGATTTGCTCGAACGCGTCGCACCGCTTGACTCCACCGTGCTCATCACCGGCGAGACCGGCACCGGCAAGGAACTCGTGGCCGATACGGTCCATGCGCTCTCGGCACGGGCCGAGGGGCCGTTCGTCAAGGTCAACTGCGCGGCCATCCCTGAGAATCTGCTGGAGAGCGAACTCTTCGGGCACGAAAAAGGGGCTTTTACCGGCGCCCTTCAGATGAAGCGCGGCAAGTTCGAGCTTGCCGCGGGCGGCACGCTACTTCTGGACGAGATCGGCGACATGCCCTTGCATTTGCAGCCGAAGCTCTTGCGAGCCGTGGAGCTGAAGCAGGTCGAGCGCGTGGGCGGGACAAAGGCATTGGCCTGCGACGTGCGCATCGTGGCCGCCACCAATGTGGATCTGGCCGACCAGGTCCGTGAGCGCAAGTTCCGCGAGGATCTCTACTATAGGTTGAACGTGGCCTGTGTCCACCTGCCTCCGCTGCGTGAGCGCAAGGAGGACTTGCCTCTTCTGGCCGAGTACTTCCTCGGCCGTCTCGCCGGGAAGCTTAAGACCGGGCAACCACGCCTGGGACCGGGCGCGTTGCGGGCCATGTACGAGTACGACTGGCCGGGCAACGTCCGCCAACTGGCCAACGTCTTGGAGCGTGCGGCCATCTTCCGTCGGGGCGACGAGATCACGGCCGAGGATATCGATTTTGGGCGGGGCGTGGGCCAGGCCCCGGCTTCGCCGCAGGCCTCCGCGCCTTTGGAGTCTCCTTTACCGCTGCGCGAGGCCGTGAATCTCTATGAGAAGAACCTTATCCTGACCGCGCTTCGCCGGGCCAACGGCGTGCAGACTGAGGCGGCCAAACGCCTTGGCGTTTCGGCCAAGAATCTCTGGAATAAGCTACAGAAGCACGGCATCGACCCCTCCGAATCAAGCCGCTGA
- a CDS encoding sensor histidine kinase — MKRIAKFFTSIGASTCIVVLAAIGSSGIIWWVNESWSTDNRTYLGVLDNLRLARSELLNGYLLTEKHLSGERELADSGRCAYFEQATWRIDDALAALEPLRTKSGFRNGYRIVSEYLTAYKETILKTSGHVCGPSRQTNESLALLELRRGMGEAETRHARVSTEIHSRFRALAKRHDTSSIVLIACWGGVLLLVAAGSFLAARKRRQTEKALTESEQRFRLLVESTQDAIFFQQHGRFVYLNPAGVALFGANSPEELIGTSVLERFHPDDHAAVAERIRTINERKMAVPLREEQILRLDGSFVTVEVAAVPVTHGGVAGALVQARDITERKKSETRLLASLHEKDVLIKEVHHRVKNNLQIIISLMNLQYSETDSPQETERFKRLEGRVRSMALIHEQLYRSEDFALIDMADYTAKLLSQISQAMGSGIALRLETDLESVHLGIDKAVPCGLLVNELATNAFKHAFAGRDSGVLRVSLNKEGQHVRLRVHDDGPGFQGAFPVASAGTLGMLLAGELTRQLDGELVRCAEEGACVEVIFPF, encoded by the coding sequence ATGAAGCGAATCGCAAAATTCTTCACATCCATCGGCGCTTCGACCTGCATCGTGGTCCTGGCCGCCATCGGCTCAAGCGGGATCATTTGGTGGGTCAACGAATCGTGGAGCACGGACAACCGCACCTACCTGGGAGTGCTCGACAACCTGCGCCTCGCAAGGTCGGAGCTCTTGAACGGCTATCTGCTCACCGAGAAACACCTCTCCGGCGAGCGTGAGCTTGCCGACTCGGGGCGTTGCGCCTACTTCGAGCAGGCCACATGGCGCATCGACGATGCCTTGGCGGCCCTGGAGCCGTTGCGGACGAAAAGCGGATTTCGCAACGGCTACCGCATCGTCTCAGAATACTTGACCGCGTACAAGGAAACCATCCTCAAAACCTCCGGGCATGTCTGCGGGCCTTCACGACAGACGAACGAATCGCTGGCGCTCCTGGAACTTCGCCGAGGCATGGGCGAGGCCGAGACGCGCCATGCCCGCGTCTCCACCGAGATCCACTCACGATTCAGGGCACTGGCCAAACGGCACGACACGTCCTCGATAGTGCTCATCGCCTGCTGGGGAGGAGTCTTGCTCCTAGTGGCCGCAGGTAGCTTTCTTGCCGCGCGCAAACGACGGCAGACTGAAAAAGCGCTCACAGAAAGCGAACAGCGATTCCGGCTGCTGGTCGAGTCCACACAGGACGCCATCTTCTTCCAGCAGCACGGCCGTTTCGTCTACCTGAATCCGGCGGGAGTCGCCCTGTTCGGAGCCAACTCGCCCGAGGAACTGATCGGCACTTCCGTGTTGGAACGCTTCCACCCCGATGATCACGCCGCCGTGGCGGAACGAATCCGGACGATCAACGAAAGAAAGATGGCCGTTCCCCTGCGCGAGGAGCAAATCCTGAGACTCGACGGCAGCTTCGTCACCGTGGAGGTTGCGGCCGTGCCCGTCACCCACGGAGGGGTAGCCGGAGCGCTGGTCCAGGCGCGCGACATCACCGAGCGCAAGAAGTCCGAAACGCGCCTTCTCGCCTCGCTGCACGAAAAAGACGTGCTCATCAAGGAAGTTCACCACCGCGTGAAGAACAACCTCCAGATCATCATCAGCCTGATGAATCTGCAATATTCGGAAACGGACTCCCCGCAGGAAACCGAACGCTTCAAGCGACTTGAAGGCCGCGTACGTTCCATGGCCCTGATCCACGAACAACTCTACCGATCGGAAGATTTCGCCCTGATCGACATGGCGGACTACACCGCCAAACTGCTGTCGCAGATATCCCAGGCCATGGGTTCCGGCATCGCCCTGCGCCTTGAGACGGATCTGGAGTCGGTGCATCTGGGCATCGACAAAGCCGTGCCCTGTGGCCTGCTCGTCAACGAACTCGCCACCAACGCCTTCAAGCACGCTTTTGCAGGTCGCGACTCCGGCGTCTTGCGCGTGAGCCTGAACAAAGAAGGTCAGCACGTCCGTCTCCGGGTCCACGACGACGGCCCGGGATTCCAGGGCGCCTTCCCCGTGGCGTCCGCCGGAACGCTTGGCATGCTGCTGGCCGGAGAGCTCACCCGCCAACTGGACGGAGAACTCGTCCGATGCGCTGAGGAAGGAGCCTGTGTGGAAGTGATCTTCCCCTTCTGA
- a CDS encoding TadE/TadG family type IV pilus assembly protein, with protein sequence MRNVFSIPFLRGRESERGVMAAEFALLLPLFVLLMALLLEGSNAIRTYSVLVEASREAARHVLLHGDAAAVPAVVQAVTADLSGTAGSTVTQALKTVTVEVGYAYQSFHGSNGFIEALFDGPIVLRASTTMPLP encoded by the coding sequence ATGCGAAACGTCTTTTCCATACCCTTCTTGCGCGGCCGCGAAAGCGAACGTGGGGTCATGGCTGCCGAGTTCGCCCTTTTGCTGCCTCTGTTCGTGTTGCTTATGGCCCTGCTGCTCGAAGGCAGCAACGCCATCCGGACCTATTCGGTGCTGGTCGAAGCCAGCCGCGAAGCCGCGCGCCACGTGCTCCTGCACGGCGACGCGGCGGCGGTTCCCGCCGTCGTCCAGGCCGTGACGGCCGACCTTTCCGGCACGGCAGGAAGCACCGTGACCCAGGCTCTCAAAACTGTGACCGTCGAGGTGGGATATGCCTACCAGTCTTTCCATGGAAGCAACGGCTTCATCGAAGCCCTCTTTGACGGACCGATCGTCCTGCGTGCTTCCACGACAATGCCTCTTCCGTAG
- a CDS encoding PAS domain-containing hybrid sensor histidine kinase/response regulator: MHDKDSEARLRDQLLDASREIARLEAEIERIKRDQRAHSPAKGFRGHPEAMEAGFFRIDRQGRFEEVNRAWLRLHGYDSPEEVIGRHFSITQRERDAKAAETVVDDILAGSTMPSGLFARRLKDGSEGWHFFSAWPVIENNVVVAIEGLLIDATAHHLAQEEAERRRAILSAAERFGNMGSWDWDLAMGMVFVSPFWMRLLGLSKAFLRIQDVKDILHPDDLAKITDLVRTRNGNTDNFDVEHRILIAPSGETRWLLARGKVIRDADGAPIRVIGVSQDVTERRRAEEKLRQSEAMYRLIAENSDDVIWTLDPDWCFTYVSPSIVKLRGIPPEQAVREHIPDTMTLESWRRVLSISAARQETSERGGTPEVSRLEIEQYRADGSTVWVECVVRPMHDPGGEMVGFVGVSRDISERRRAEAALRASEERYRALFENMDSGFALHEMIFDDAGRPCDYRFIEINPAFERLTGLSRETLLGRTVLEIMPATEPEWIQTYGRVVTTGEPVVYESFNRTLDRHFEVTAYRPESGKFAVIFSDVSERKRHEADLKSAKAAAEAANKAKSEFLANMSHEIRTPLHGVLGMLQLLADSGLDDEQSGYASVALQSGRHLLSVLNDILDLTRLHADKLRLRQEPFRFSEILDVVTSSFMVAAQERGVGLTWSLSQDIPPVLLGDSARLRQVLFNLVGNAFKFTERGTIRIEVDCLDAPGRNDIRVFVSVSDSGIGIPEDKLDEIFEAFTQVDGSLTRKHHGSGLGLPIVKRLVELMDGAISIESAAGHGTTVTFSVLLGRTQADSKQVSTVPSRAGKLRGLRLLVAEDERINQAVIRRLLEKLGHSVVCVDTGAHVLPALEREPFDAILMDIQMPEVNGIEATRLVRGATHLGARASVPVIALTAHALHGDKERFIEAGMTGYLAKPFEAEDLDSVLRDVLGE; this comes from the coding sequence ATGCACGACAAAGACTCGGAAGCCCGCCTGAGGGATCAGCTTTTGGACGCCTCGCGCGAGATTGCACGGCTCGAAGCCGAAATCGAGCGTATCAAGCGCGACCAGCGGGCCCACTCCCCGGCAAAAGGTTTTCGCGGTCACCCCGAAGCCATGGAGGCCGGTTTTTTCCGCATCGACAGGCAGGGCCGCTTCGAGGAAGTCAACCGCGCTTGGCTCAGACTGCATGGCTACGATTCGCCTGAAGAAGTGATCGGGCGTCATTTTTCGATCACCCAGCGCGAACGCGACGCGAAGGCCGCGGAGACGGTCGTTGACGACATACTCGCGGGCAGCACGATGCCAAGCGGCCTGTTCGCCCGCCGCCTCAAAGACGGCTCCGAAGGCTGGCATTTCTTTTCGGCCTGGCCGGTTATAGAAAACAACGTCGTGGTGGCCATCGAAGGTCTGCTCATCGACGCCACAGCCCACCATCTCGCCCAGGAAGAAGCCGAGCGACGGCGCGCGATCCTCTCGGCGGCCGAACGCTTCGGCAACATGGGAAGCTGGGACTGGGATCTCGCCATGGGCATGGTCTTCGTCTCACCCTTCTGGATGCGGCTGCTCGGGCTCTCGAAGGCATTCTTGCGTATTCAGGACGTCAAGGACATTCTGCATCCCGACGATTTGGCGAAGATTACCGATCTCGTCCGCACGCGAAACGGCAACACGGACAATTTTGACGTCGAGCACCGCATCTTGATCGCCCCAAGCGGCGAGACGCGCTGGCTCCTCGCCCGGGGAAAGGTCATCCGCGATGCCGATGGCGCACCGATCCGCGTCATCGGCGTTTCCCAGGACGTCACCGAGCGTCGCCGCGCCGAGGAAAAGCTCCGGCAAAGCGAGGCCATGTATCGACTGATCGCCGAAAATTCCGACGACGTCATCTGGACCCTCGATCCGGACTGGTGCTTCACCTATGTTTCTCCATCCATCGTCAAGCTGCGCGGCATCCCCCCTGAACAGGCCGTGCGCGAACACATCCCCGACACTATGACCCTGGAATCCTGGCGCCGCGTCCTGAGCATTTCCGCCGCTCGCCAGGAGACGTCGGAACGCGGCGGCACGCCAGAAGTCAGCCGACTGGAAATCGAGCAATACCGAGCCGACGGCTCCACGGTTTGGGTCGAGTGCGTGGTGCGCCCGATGCACGACCCAGGCGGCGAAATGGTCGGATTCGTCGGCGTCTCCCGCGACATAAGCGAACGACGACGGGCCGAGGCCGCCTTGCGCGCCAGCGAGGAGCGCTATCGCGCCCTGTTCGAGAACATGGACAGCGGCTTCGCCCTGCACGAAATGATTTTCGACGATGCCGGGAGGCCTTGCGACTATAGGTTCATCGAAATCAACCCCGCCTTCGAGCGACTGACCGGCCTGTCGCGCGAGACCCTGCTCGGCCGTACGGTGCTTGAGATCATGCCCGCCACCGAGCCGGAGTGGATCCAGACCTACGGACGGGTCGTGACCACCGGTGAGCCAGTGGTCTACGAAAGCTTCAACCGCACCTTGGACCGGCACTTCGAAGTCACGGCCTATCGCCCAGAATCAGGCAAATTCGCGGTCATTTTCAGCGATGTAAGCGAACGCAAGCGCCACGAGGCGGACCTCAAGTCCGCCAAAGCCGCTGCCGAGGCGGCAAACAAGGCGAAGTCGGAATTCTTGGCCAACATGAGCCACGAGATCCGCACACCCCTGCACGGGGTGCTTGGCATGCTGCAACTGCTTGCGGACAGCGGACTGGACGACGAACAGTCCGGCTACGCGTCCGTCGCATTGCAATCTGGACGTCACCTGCTTTCCGTGCTCAACGACATTCTTGACCTGACCAGGTTGCACGCCGACAAACTGCGCCTGCGCCAAGAACCATTCCGCTTCTCCGAAATCCTCGACGTGGTCACGTCCTCGTTCATGGTGGCTGCACAAGAGAGGGGCGTCGGGCTGACCTGGAGCCTGTCACAGGACATCCCGCCAGTGCTTCTCGGAGACAGCGCCAGACTCCGCCAAGTCCTCTTCAACCTCGTCGGCAATGCCTTCAAGTTCACCGAGCGGGGAACGATCCGTATCGAGGTCGACTGCCTCGACGCCCCCGGCCGGAACGATATCCGGGTGTTCGTTTCCGTGTCCGATAGCGGCATCGGCATTCCCGAGGACAAGCTCGACGAGATATTCGAAGCCTTCACCCAGGTGGACGGCTCGTTGACGCGAAAACACCACGGATCAGGACTCGGCCTACCCATCGTCAAGCGCCTCGTGGAACTCATGGACGGCGCGATCAGCATCGAGAGCGCCGCGGGTCACGGCACAACCGTGACATTCTCCGTGCTGCTCGGGCGGACCCAGGCGGACTCGAAGCAAGTATCCACAGTGCCTTCACGAGCGGGGAAACTGCGCGGCCTGCGCCTGCTGGTGGCCGAAGACGAACGCATCAACCAAGCCGTGATCCGTCGCCTGCTCGAAAAACTCGGCCACTCGGTGGTCTGCGTGGACACCGGGGCGCACGTGCTACCAGCCCTCGAACGCGAGCCTTTCGACGCCATCCTCATGGACATCCAAATGCCCGAGGTGAACGGCATAGAGGCTACACGCCTCGTGCGCGGCGCGACCCATCTCGGCGCGCGGGCCTCCGTTCCCGTGATAGCACTCACCGCCCACGCGCTGCACGGCGACAAGGAGCGATTCATCGAGGCCGGGATGACGGGGTATCTTGCAAAACCCTTCGAGGCCGAAGACCTCGATAGTGTCCTGCGCGACGTGCTGGGCGAATGA
- a CDS encoding AbrB/MazE/SpoVT family DNA-binding domain-containing protein: MRVRIVGNGILELPRQIVRHFGFVAGDEVEVFLDGDRVVVYPVRSEIEGGTGDREREGLLDAESRRRDLERRLRREFDES; encoded by the coding sequence GTGCGGGTACGAATCGTTGGGAACGGAATTCTCGAATTGCCTCGACAGATCGTGCGACACTTCGGGTTTGTGGCGGGCGACGAGGTCGAGGTCTTTCTCGACGGAGACAGGGTGGTCGTTTATCCGGTACGCTCCGAAATCGAGGGCGGCACTGGCGATAGAGAACGGGAAGGGCTTTTGGACGCCGAATCCCGACGCAGGGATCTCGAACGTCGTCTACGCCGTGAGTTCGATGAATCCTGA
- a CDS encoding Flp family type IVb pilin, producing the protein MKTIITKLIRNEEGATALEYGLIAALIAAAIVGAVTALGTNVSSTFTGIADKMTVGG; encoded by the coding sequence ATGAAGACCATCATCACGAAGCTCATCCGCAACGAAGAAGGCGCCACCGCTCTGGAATACGGCCTCATCGCCGCCCTCATCGCCGCCGCCATCGTCGGCGCCGTCACGGCCCTGGGCACCAACGTTTCCAGCACCTTCACGGGCATCGCCGACAAGATGACCG
- a CDS encoding vWA domain-containing protein, which yields MLPRQCLFRRLAEEKGASPLLFALLLPVLVGMVGMGVDLGNLYLSHTRLQAAVDAAALAGSLELPADPKLDKGLVAASVASMLATNYPEAEVESLSPGTEVRSVEVTAKVEVPMMLMGVLGVSDKTVRASAAAGFNHLEVVLVLDNTGSMKGTPINMVKAAASNLVDLILPAGGAPDSKMGLVAFRGKVKIGTGVDGLPAGCRNADGSLNEGIHPSFMPMYWALPHSTRRNIDLDTCSCIPETLGLTTERSEVIARLAEHTALGPGSGTVISEGIKWGRHVLTPQAPFTDANPDPSYRKIMILLTDGDTEDGTCGGPFAINYHPNNYWTNAYYGMGDSNSHCENGGALNAAMLEEAALAKAAGIEIFSIRYGDSDSTDRWLMKTVASSKPGTDDHYFDAPSIHDLDDVFKQIGRQLGWRLLK from the coding sequence GTGCTTCCACGACAATGCCTCTTCCGTAGACTGGCCGAAGAAAAAGGGGCCTCGCCCCTGCTCTTCGCCCTGCTCCTGCCGGTACTGGTGGGCATGGTGGGCATGGGCGTGGATCTGGGTAACCTCTATCTGAGCCACACCCGGCTTCAAGCGGCCGTGGACGCCGCAGCACTGGCCGGGAGTCTCGAACTGCCCGCGGACCCAAAGCTCGACAAGGGGCTCGTGGCCGCAAGCGTGGCCTCAATGCTCGCCACAAACTACCCCGAAGCAGAGGTCGAATCCCTTTCGCCCGGCACCGAGGTGCGCAGCGTGGAAGTCACGGCCAAGGTCGAGGTGCCTATGATGCTGATGGGCGTCTTGGGCGTTTCAGACAAGACGGTGCGCGCTTCGGCCGCAGCCGGATTCAACCATCTTGAAGTCGTTCTGGTGCTGGACAACACGGGCAGCATGAAGGGCACCCCCATCAACATGGTCAAGGCTGCGGCCTCAAATCTGGTGGATCTCATCCTGCCCGCGGGCGGGGCTCCGGACTCGAAGATGGGCTTGGTGGCGTTTCGAGGCAAGGTCAAGATCGGTACGGGCGTGGACGGTCTGCCAGCCGGATGCCGCAATGCCGACGGAAGCCTGAACGAGGGCATCCACCCCAGTTTCATGCCCATGTATTGGGCGCTGCCCCACAGCACGCGCAGAAACATCGACCTGGATACCTGCTCTTGCATCCCTGAGACCCTGGGCCTGACCACCGAGCGCAGCGAAGTCATCGCCCGGCTCGCCGAGCACACCGCGCTTGGCCCTGGCTCGGGCACGGTCATCTCGGAAGGGATCAAGTGGGGACGCCATGTGCTTACGCCCCAAGCCCCCTTCACCGATGCAAACCCCGACCCCAGCTACCGCAAGATCATGATTCTGCTCACGGACGGTGACACCGAAGACGGCACCTGCGGAGGCCCCTTCGCCATCAACTACCACCCCAACAACTACTGGACAAACGCCTATTACGGCATGGGAGATTCGAACAGCCACTGCGAGAACGGAGGCGCGCTCAATGCCGCCATGCTCGAAGAAGCGGCGCTGGCCAAGGCGGCGGGCATCGAAATCTTCTCCATCCGCTACGGCGACTCGGATTCCACGGATCGCTGGCTCATGAAGACGGTGGCGTCGAGCAAGCCCGGCACTGATGACCACTATTTCGACGCCCCCTCGATCCACGATCTCGACGATGTCTTCAAGCAGATCGGCCGCCAACTCGGCTGGCGTCTGCTCAAATAG
- a CDS encoding TadE/TadG family type IV pilus assembly protein, whose amino-acid sequence MRVRCKKLFGSEKGSSLIEFALILPIFVALSLAVIEGGNMFRSWLTLNKSAQMAARFAATGQGDEEGTRLSLIVAEARKLETSLPGSSPIMQVDVCSRAGFDVSAPCMSGQAGGPCEMVEVNVSYTYSPATPLLGSLMPGMLTLSGSDRKINEPWRLCP is encoded by the coding sequence ATGCGCGTCCGCTGTAAAAAACTGTTTGGAAGCGAAAAAGGATCGAGCCTGATAGAGTTCGCGCTCATCCTGCCCATCTTCGTCGCCCTGTCGCTGGCAGTCATCGAGGGGGGGAACATGTTCCGCTCCTGGCTGACCCTCAACAAATCGGCCCAGATGGCTGCCAGATTCGCGGCCACGGGCCAAGGCGACGAGGAGGGAACACGTCTCTCGCTCATCGTGGCGGAAGCGAGAAAACTAGAGACTTCCTTGCCCGGTTCGAGCCCGATCATGCAGGTGGACGTATGCAGCCGCGCTGGATTCGACGTCTCCGCGCCGTGCATGAGCGGACAAGCGGGGGGCCCGTGCGAGATGGTCGAGGTGAACGTAAGCTATACCTATTCGCCGGCCACGCCGCTCCTGGGCAGCCTCATGCCCGGGATGCTGACTCTTTCCGGATCGGATCGCAAGATCAACGAACCCTGGCGATTGTGCCCCTGA
- a CDS encoding transporter substrate-binding domain-containing protein, whose product MGYAIEPPYSFLSETGEVTGEGPEIVRHVAARLELDNVRWILMGFGSLIDELRDGRIDVVGTPMFITPERTSLVRFSVPVSQVGQGLLVLGGNPKKLHSYEDAAAHADAVVAVLAGAVEKGILQDQGLPADRVFVAQDVETALSALRHGRVDGLALTSPTVNHLASRSNGLFEAATPFTGPVVDGTTYFGLSALVFRPHDEALARAFNAVLTEFIGSQEHREIVQSLGFGPETIPPHPATPRPPARESVPK is encoded by the coding sequence GTGGGCTATGCCATCGAACCTCCCTATTCCTTTCTGAGCGAAACCGGCGAAGTCACAGGCGAAGGCCCCGAGATCGTCAGGCATGTCGCCGCCCGGCTGGAACTCGACAACGTCAGATGGATTCTCATGGGCTTCGGCTCGCTGATCGACGAATTGCGCGACGGCCGCATCGACGTGGTCGGCACGCCCATGTTCATCACCCCCGAAAGGACTTCGCTCGTCCGTTTTTCGGTTCCCGTCTCCCAGGTCGGCCAAGGGCTTCTCGTGCTCGGCGGAAACCCCAAGAAGCTTCATTCATACGAAGATGCCGCCGCTCACGCGGACGCCGTCGTCGCGGTGCTCGCCGGCGCGGTCGAAAAGGGAATCCTGCAAGACCAGGGGCTCCCGGCCGACCGCGTCTTCGTCGCCCAGGACGTTGAGACAGCCCTGTCCGCCTTGAGGCATGGCCGCGTGGACGGCCTCGCCCTCACCTCACCCACGGTGAATCATCTGGCCTCACGCTCGAACGGCCTGTTCGAGGCGGCCACGCCCTTTACGGGGCCTGTCGTCGACGGCACCACGTATTTCGGTTTGTCCGCTCTGGTGTTCCGGCCGCATGACGAGGCCCTGGCTCGCGCATTCAACGCGGTTCTCACCGAATTCATCGGGAGCCAAGAACACCGGGAAATCGTCCAATCACTTGGTTTTGGTCCCGAAACCATCCCCCCTCACCCGGCAACGCCACGCCCTCCGGCTCGTGAATCAGTGCCGAAATGA